In one window of Mytilus trossulus isolate FHL-02 chromosome 7, PNRI_Mtr1.1.1.hap1, whole genome shotgun sequence DNA:
- the LOC134727301 gene encoding thioredoxin, mitochondrial-like, with protein sequence MTIQISTRIYLQYGHLFTPYLRMVIGSRQKLPRNTADTSLSKFSTKTISQKLCSCHFLTHKLVQKQKLLSINLPSTVRQSLECLSTEPNFEQFIIQTESDFEKKVLESPIPVVVYFYTRTCVPCAVMAPILEDIIVSYGTVINYFKVDVDSHRTLAKTYVQGKSGVKIMPTLIGMKNGQVFSKIRGLKSEEQIKKFVDNLVI encoded by the exons ATGACCATTCAGATTTCTACACGTATTTACTTACAATATGGACATCTCTTTACACCATATTTGAGAATGGTTATTGGATCAAGACAGAAACTACCCCGTAATACAGCAGACACTAGTTTGTCAAAGTTCTCAACAAAAACAATCTCACAGAAGTTATGTAGCTGTCATTTTCTTACACATAAACTGGTACAGAAGCAAAAGTTACTTTCAATAAATCTACCATCAACTGTAAGACAATCTCTAGAATGTTTATCCACAGAACCAAATTTTGAGCAATTTATAATACAAACCGAGAGTGATTTTGAAAAGAAAGTTTTGGAGAGTCCAATTCCAGTTGTAGTCTACTTCTATACAAG aacttgTGTTCCATGTGCAGTAATGGCACCCATACTTGAAGACATTATAGTTTCCTATGGAACagtcataaattattttaaagttgatGTAGACAGCCACAGAACTTTGGCTAAGACATATGTACAGGGAAAATCAGGG gtCAAGATTATGCCAACCCTGATTGGAATGAAGAATGGACAAGTTTTTAGTAAGATTCGAGGACTTAAAAGTGAGGAACAAATCAAAAAATTTGTAGACAATTTAGTGATATGA